The following proteins are encoded in a genomic region of Glycine max cultivar Williams 82 chromosome 18, Glycine_max_v4.0, whole genome shotgun sequence:
- the LOC100807321 gene encoding uncharacterized protein isoform X1: protein MNCYNLQKNAFSACEEMRGSLPIADQNGPVFCPKPRRAGVLMNLPIRPVKWHLGQQAEGSDSKAGAELLDIVLKRDIVLKRESYGEEFANQIPSSPPYFCGSPPVRASNPLIQDARFGDEEYSLISTISSPSGLLSPSSASRKAGCARMKFGLKPAAVRVEGFDCLSRDCQNSGIPAVA from the exons ATGAATTGTTATAATCTTCAGAAGAATGCCTTCTCAGCCTGTGAAGAGATGAGAGGCTCTCTTCCCATTGCTGATCAGAATGGACCTGTCTTTTGCCCTAAGCCACGCCGAGCTGGGGTTTTAATGAACTTGCCTATTCGACCAGTAAAATGGCATTTAGG TCAACAAGCTGAGGGGTCTGATTCAAAAGCTGGGGCAGAACTACTTGACATTGTTCTCAAGAGGGACATTGTTCTTAAGAGG GAGAGTTATGGGGAAGAATTTGCAAATCAGATACCTTCATCTCCTCCATATTTTTGTGGTTCTCCTCCAGTTCGGGCTTCTAATCCCTTAATCCAAGATGCTCGATTTGGAGACGAAGAGTACTCTCTTATATCAACAATTTCATCGCCTTCAGGTTTACTGTCTCCATCTTCAGCATCTCGCAAAGCAGGATGTGCTAGGATGAAGTTTGGACTTAAACCGGCTGCAGTTAGAGTAGAAGGATTTGATTGCCTCAGCAGGGATTGCCAGAATTCCGGCATCCCTGCTGTTGCTTAA